tcATTGAAGGATTATTGATTTATCAGAAAGAATTTCTCAAAACTCATactaaaataaattctagattATTTGACATCGATAttaaatgtacagaaatattgtgaacagaataaaaataaattgtgctaATTTCCTAAATTGAAGTAATAGAAGGTAAAATTATGGCCACCCTGAAGCTGACTTAAGAAGTAATTTCTTCTTAAAGCATAATCCAAACAAGATACTCAAGAGGTCAGGAATAATAGATGCAAACTTGTGCCCAAAtcaagaaatgtgtattttaagaGAGTCTCCAAgtgtacatattttaaaactataaggGTTATTCTTTTTCAGTAATTGAGGtgcatatacattatatgtacatcatacacataaatatatacttaatagaGTATCTGTTAGGGTGTCTAAttgtcaaatgaagaaaaaactgCAAGACATTAAAGTAATCTGATCAAGATCATACAGCAAAGTCATTAGTTCTCAGAACTTGGCAGAGCTAACAATTACGTGAGAACTTTGTTACCCCTGAAATTCTTGGTCCACATAAGAAGACCTTCAGTTAATGATCATGGGTGAAGCATGGACATCAgctttaaaacataaagaaaaacaaaaacaaaaaaccaagtttCCCAAGtgatttcaatatatgaaaaactgaaagccatTCGTTTATGTGTTGATGGAATTAGAAATGTAAAAGTGCAGTTCTGAGTCCAATTTCATCACTATTGCCAGGTCACTATTTCCCCAATTTTCTCTGCAGATGAACAGTTTCTGCCTTCACTGTAACCATGGAGTTGAATAACAGTGTGAATGAGTTCATTCTGTTTGGGCTAACCCAGAATGTTCTGAAGGAGAAAGTCGTGTTTGTGGTCTTCTTGTTTCTATACCTTGCAACTCTGATGGCAAATTTACTGATTATGATGACCATAAGATACAGCCGGACACTTGGGagccccatgtacttcttccttttctacttaTCCTTTGCTGATGCCTGTTTCTCAACAACCACTGCTCCTAGGTTGATAGTAGACTCTGTATCTGAGAAGAAAGTCATCTCCTACAATGAGTGTATGACCCAGATTTTTTCAGTTCACTTCTTTGGGTGCATGGAGATCTTGGTGCTAGTCCTCATGTCCTTAGATCGCTATGTGGCCATTTGTAAGCCCCTGCGGTACACAACTATCATGAGCCACCGTGTCTGTGGTACAATGGTGAATCTGGCCTGGGTGGTATCTTGTATCCATTCTTCTGCACAGATTTTCTTGGCTTTGAAACTACCATTCTGTGGACCCAATGTTATCGATAATTATTTCTGTGATATGACACCTTTGTTGAAACTTGCATGCATGGACactcatttaattaatttactcGTAGTTTTTAATAGTGGGGCTATCTGCATGGTAAGTTTCATAGTCCTGCTTACctcttatatttttatcttacatTCTCTGAGTAACCAGAgtgcagaaggaagaaagaaagcccTCTCTACCTGCACCTCACACATTATTGTTGTCATCTTATTCTTTGTCCCATGTATATTCACTTATAATCGTCCTGTAACTACATTTCCAGTGGACAAGATGGTGGCTGTGTTTTACACTATTGGGACACCCTTACTCAACCCTCTGATTTACACTCTGAGAAATGCAGAAGTGAAAAATGCCATGAGGAAGTTATGGTGCAACAAACTCTGacttgaaatagaaaaacaaacaaacaaaacaaaatgaaacagaggacTCCAATTTCTAACTCTGTAGTAACTTAAATAAAATTGGactgatggaaaagaaaaaaaaaattatcccaaTATGGACATCTGAATCTTCTCCCAGTAGGATGTTTGTAGACATAGGCAGAATGACCACAGAGCACAGATCCACTTCATTTTGAGTCAGCATCATAGAGTGACACACTATCAAACCCAGTAGTATTTGTGAGAGATAAGTCCCCTTCACTCTTCTGCTTTCTGCACAGCAGACTGCAAGTCAGCTTTCATTGCATCTATCGCTTTAGCTCCCTACTTTGTACAttatttggtttgggttttttttttcccattgttctGACCTGGGTTGAAAGACTGGTCCCTAATTTTGACTGGCCTACTTTGTTGGCAAATCAGCTTTGACACTACTAGATCCGGATCTTATCCTTTCTGGCTCAATGATGAATATCTCCAAGTGAGTACAAGAAGTTGATGACCCCACAGGAGCATAAATATCAACTAATTAAGCCTCTATTTGGTGGTTATCTTCCCTTTGTAACATCTGTAaaacaggcctttttttttttttttggtctcctgaGCATGTCCAAGGATATAACTCATGACCTATTCAAATAGTATAATTATAGCTATATCAAATAAATTCACTGTGTTGATCCAAAGTTTCTATGTactttaatatcttttttctttgttcattatgTTTaccattatttattcatattcttaGTGTCATATTAATTTGTCATAAAAGCCCATGGGCATTTCCCTAATTGTTGGTTGATGAATTGGGGACAACTTTATCCAATTCTGAGAGTTATATTATAAAAACCAATGCTTCCTTGATAAGATCATACATATTAGAAAAGCAACGGCTGACAGAGAAAACAGAACTAATGTTACAATATTTCATCCAAAAAAGGAATATACAAGGGATTGTTTCATGACTAGTCGATAAGATTGCTTATCCATGGCGTGTACATTTCTGGGATGAGAGAAATGTTTCAGGTTATGGTTTCTTGGATTCTACCTTTACTAAGCAAACTTTGCATGGTAATTTGGCTTCCTATAGAGATTTCCctctctggagaaaaaaaatactgactaGTGGCTAGAATAAGCACTTTAGtgttttgattcatatttttcATGTATGTCATTAGACTTACATTCTAGTTCAAGTACTGTTAATGAATGAGTAGGGACAACCATAGTCATCCCCTGTGTGAGTGGGCAGCGCAATGATTGTGAATGAATCATTGTGATATGCACAATATCACATTATTGTGCATATTGTCTTGAATAAATATAATCAAGACTACTTTCCTACAAATCTGGTAACTAGAGCTTGAAGGTGGCAGATGAACCCATCTAAATCCATTCTAAGAGGCTTTGGTTGAGTATGCCTCCTTGAGGATAAAGGTCAAATTTCAAACTCTGACAATGAAGGTTTGGAAGATTTATTTACAGTTCATCTCCTGTACTGGAAAATCTCTCCAAGTACAAATCCTATAGGGGTACCCAGATAACtgagttagttaagcatctgactcttggtttcttctcaggtcattttctcatgggttgtgagagcTAGCCACttgcagggctccatgctcagtggggagtctgcttgaagattttctccttctgcccttccccgtactctcatgatctctctctctctcaaataaataaataaatcttagaaaagtaCAAATCCTGTAGATGATGAGGCAGGAATTTCTTGGTTGGTAACATAAGGCATCAATAAGCTACTTGCCTTACCACATTTGCCACAAATGTAGCTTTCCCTTAATTGCTATATTTTGATATTGCTATAGAAACagatgggaagaagagaaaagaggagaaaagagaagtagTATTGAAAGTGAGATTATGAAGGAGTGAAGGCTTTTCAATTTTTAGTTTTAGGAACTTCCATTAGGTGCATATTTGTGGAAGATCATTGATGATcaggaagtttttttgttttgttttgtttttgtttttgtttttgtttttctttttctatcagtTCTGTTTGGCTGAGATTTCTTTGAAAGTGCATGTATTTAGGAATCTAAAGCTCAGAGGAAAAATTTCATTTCCTAAGTTAgattataagtaaaataaaatccagggtTTTTATGACTTTAAATACTATCTCTATGCTGATGATTcactaatttgcatttccactaCAGACCTCCTCCTTGAATGGCAGATTTGTACACTCAACTACTTGCTTGATACTTTCCTTTATATATCTAAagatatctttatatttaataaatgatttttttccctttcaaaaggtggtggatattatggagggcacataatgcatggagtactgagtgtggtgcataaacaatgaattctggaacactgaaaagaaattaaaaaatgaaaattaaaaataacaagttattgtgcataaagaatgaactctggaatactgaaaagaaattaaaaaaataagtttaatataCTGGAAACCTCTGTGTGTATAAATTCACAACTTaatattagatatttttaaaatttataattaggCACTGTTCGAAAGGACAGTTATATAAACTGGACATACAGTCCCTCCAGGTGGAACTgattaaaatctgatttttttttaaatctagtagAGATGATTAGCCTAAAGTATTTCTGTcagattacatttttctttttgatacatgttaaatgttctttttgattctttctagGCAACTttactaaataatttattttcagaataggCTTGTAAAACAGGTTGAAAACACATAGTATTCAGGTACCTGAATAGTtagttgggtgactgccttcagctccggacgtgatcctggagtcccggaattaaattccgcatcgggctcccagctctgtggagaGTGTACTTCTCCCTtggaccttctcccctctcatgacctctctcactatctctctctcaaataaatatttttttaaaataaagacatagTATTCAGTCCACTTAAATTACATGACTTCAACTGGAAGATCTTTTGGGGCATAATTAAGCagtcttggtaaaaaaaaaaataataaaaaaaatcctgaaacacAAGATTCCTGAAACATCTGAGCCTAGGCTGTTTCACATTTACATAAAGAAGCGTGGTTATACTAGAATagtgataatttttaaatgttaattattttcatttagtttcttATAAGGCATAATTGATACTGTTGTGTGTGTTCTCAGAAGACAGCAAAGATGATGaattccagagtgactgtactgAGGAGTCTTGGGTCAAATT
The genomic region above belongs to Neovison vison isolate M4711 chromosome 7, ASM_NN_V1, whole genome shotgun sequence and contains:
- the LOC122914361 gene encoding olfactory receptor 4C11-like — encoded protein: MELNNSVNEFILFGLTQNVLKEKVVFVVFLFLYLATLMANLLIMMTIRYSRTLGSPMYFFLFYLSFADACFSTTTAPRLIVDSVSEKKVISYNECMTQIFSVHFFGCMEILVLVLMSLDRYVAICKPLRYTTIMSHRVCGTMVNLAWVVSCIHSSAQIFLALKLPFCGPNVIDNYFCDMTPLLKLACMDTHLINLLVVFNSGAICMVSFIVLLTSYIFILHSLSNQSAEGRKKALSTCTSHIIVVILFFVPCIFTYNRPVTTFPVDKMVAVFYTIGTPLLNPLIYTLRNAEVKNAMRKLWCNKL